A DNA window from Agarivorans sp. TSD2052 contains the following coding sequences:
- a CDS encoding methyl-accepting chemotaxis protein, whose product MFSNFQSSAFFGRLKTISIARQVVAVVAIIATTFVMAILIAVIGLNNIQNRNQELANSSLVALQNASDVEASYLQMNYLVLAILTSKDQLQLDQLFAQWQQQRGSAQHLLEQAIQASLSHGQNGNAETFTASLKMLTQLDQELSQVYQALTQSYVEDVELTKIFNQFVLQSTELYNDIGYQVEAYALEDQYIRDIYRSFMATSQRVQLKAFELASVDNPDTVSQLISYIRKNTKRLEAGFSDLEIEVGKISSHADIQRNWLFITKHIKEDQGLLSRIFSNKQSVERVGLKRVVLEAEINGQIDELKQLVGRIDLQTSAMVNDAEMLVNTVSLSATIAGLIALLVALGACISINRLIKRPIDDLATVTRAMAKGDFTLHMQNNWNGEFSKVAGWVNEVAANTNHSLTEIALVTNELESMATSNVAITGEIKGKTDNQNTSLESLSAAIEQMAEASQAIASIASDSFHQTESADDRLKKGRTVMQNNQQTIQALSQHIDSTHDAMEHLLNDVESIKAVLGVIRSIADATNLLALNAAIEAARAGEYGRGFSVVADEVRLLSQRSAEQTEQISKVMNRLENQASESMQLMGESRSKMSETLHLNGDLSQAISAVSSDIQKLRDMSHGISTATEQQREGAEKITIEMGSLAAQAKQNSLTLDGLAADGQRLNALSNQQENNVGKFKLVS is encoded by the coding sequence ATGTTTAGCAATTTTCAATCATCGGCTTTCTTTGGTCGCCTCAAAACGATATCTATCGCTAGGCAGGTGGTCGCTGTGGTTGCCATTATTGCGACTACCTTTGTGATGGCAATTTTAATCGCCGTTATTGGTTTAAATAATATTCAAAACCGTAATCAAGAGTTGGCTAATTCTTCATTGGTTGCCCTGCAAAATGCCTCTGATGTTGAGGCGTCTTATTTGCAAATGAATTATTTAGTGCTCGCTATTTTAACCTCTAAAGATCAATTACAGTTGGATCAACTTTTTGCACAATGGCAACAACAGCGAGGTAGTGCCCAACACCTGCTAGAGCAAGCGATACAAGCCTCATTGAGCCACGGCCAAAACGGTAATGCTGAGACGTTTACGGCGTCCCTGAAAATGCTTACTCAGCTTGACCAAGAGCTCTCTCAAGTTTATCAAGCCTTAACCCAAAGTTATGTTGAAGATGTAGAATTAACAAAAATTTTTAATCAGTTTGTTTTGCAATCTACCGAGTTATACAACGATATTGGTTATCAAGTAGAAGCTTATGCGCTAGAGGATCAATACATACGAGATATTTATCGCAGCTTCATGGCGACTTCACAACGGGTACAGTTAAAAGCTTTTGAGTTAGCCTCAGTAGATAACCCCGATACTGTCAGTCAACTAATTAGCTATATTCGAAAAAATACCAAGCGATTAGAAGCTGGTTTTTCTGACTTAGAAATTGAAGTGGGCAAAATATCTAGTCATGCCGACATCCAAAGAAACTGGCTATTTATAACTAAGCATATCAAAGAAGATCAAGGCCTGCTGTCACGTATTTTTAGCAATAAGCAAAGTGTTGAGCGAGTAGGACTCAAACGGGTTGTTTTGGAGGCTGAGATAAACGGTCAAATTGATGAATTAAAACAATTAGTCGGGAGAATCGATCTACAAACAAGTGCCATGGTTAATGATGCAGAAATGCTGGTAAACACAGTGAGTTTAAGTGCCACTATTGCAGGTTTAATCGCATTGTTGGTAGCGCTTGGCGCTTGTATTTCGATTAACCGTTTAATTAAGCGGCCCATTGATGACTTAGCTACGGTGACTCGGGCGATGGCTAAAGGTGACTTTACTTTACATATGCAAAATAACTGGAATGGCGAGTTTTCCAAAGTGGCTGGCTGGGTCAATGAGGTAGCAGCCAATACCAATCATTCACTGACAGAAATTGCGCTCGTCACCAACGAGCTAGAAAGCATGGCGACCAGTAATGTTGCCATTACTGGTGAAATTAAAGGTAAAACCGATAATCAGAACACCAGTTTAGAAAGTCTTAGTGCCGCCATTGAGCAAATGGCTGAGGCTAGCCAAGCCATTGCTAGTATTGCCAGTGACTCATTTCATCAAACAGAAAGTGCAGATGATAGACTTAAAAAGGGCCGAACGGTCATGCAAAATAACCAGCAGACTATTCAAGCCTTGAGTCAGCATATTGATAGTACCCATGACGCAATGGAGCACTTGCTCAACGATGTAGAAAGTATAAAAGCGGTGTTGGGTGTCATTCGTTCAATTGCCGATGCGACTAATCTACTCGCCTTAAATGCTGCCATTGAGGCTGCGCGAGCTGGTGAATATGGTCGCGGTTTCTCGGTGGTCGCCGATGAAGTGAGATTGTTATCACAGCGTAGCGCCGAGCAAACCGAACAAATTTCTAAAGTGATGAATCGTTTAGAAAATCAAGCAAGTGAGTCAATGCAATTGATGGGTGAGAGTCGCAGTAAGATGAGTGAAACCTTGCATCTAAACGGTGACTTGTCACAAGCTATTAGCGCGGTTAGTAGCGACATACAAAAGTTGCGAGATATGTCGCACGGTATTAGTACCGCCACCGAGCAGCAACGCGAAGGCGCTGAAAAAATCACCATTGAAATGGGCTCTTTAGCTGCACAAGCAAAACAAAATAGCTTGACCTTAGATGGGTTAGCCGCCGATGGGCAGCGCCTAAATGCGTTATCTAATCAGCAAGAAAACAATGTAGGCAAGTTTAAGCTGGTGAGCTAG
- a CDS encoding diguanylate cyclase — protein sequence MHQSLLGRVEKKAFGVPSNDIKDALLAHRRWAHKISASLVLRQVLVDPEFTDKHAHHYCKFGRWLWQLSQDNLIQADAFGHLDHVHQGLHKSAARLLSSFAQNDLVSAKELEDFHLSQDDFVASVLDIFEFSLVNKYQFDTTTKLINRRTIDVVLANEKRRLEGLEDSCCCIVLADIDRFKDINDSYGHDVGDVVLEHTAAVLNGSIRRNDTVARFGGEEFLFVMPDMSLQEATQAVERIRIKLANSVITHLGKPLSVTASFGITQLCQNSDIKESIKRADVALYEAKRLGRNCTIVLCLKDLMQHLAQEPTGQLNAEETIQQYCRNVEQVLNQ from the coding sequence ATGCACCAAAGTTTACTCGGGCGTGTGGAGAAAAAAGCGTTTGGGGTGCCCTCTAATGATATTAAAGACGCCTTGTTAGCGCATCGACGATGGGCTCACAAAATTAGCGCTTCGTTGGTGCTACGCCAGGTATTAGTCGATCCTGAATTTACTGATAAACACGCCCACCATTATTGTAAGTTCGGTCGCTGGTTGTGGCAGCTTTCACAAGATAATTTGATTCAAGCTGATGCCTTCGGACATTTAGATCATGTTCATCAGGGCTTGCATAAATCGGCCGCTAGGCTGTTGTCTTCTTTTGCTCAAAATGACTTAGTGAGTGCTAAAGAACTCGAAGACTTTCATCTAAGCCAAGATGATTTTGTTGCGAGTGTACTAGACATTTTTGAATTTTCTTTGGTGAATAAGTATCAATTTGATACCACTACCAAGCTGATAAACCGACGAACTATTGATGTTGTTTTAGCTAACGAAAAGCGGCGGCTAGAAGGCCTTGAAGATTCCTGCTGTTGTATTGTGCTGGCCGACATCGACAGATTTAAAGATATCAATGACAGTTACGGGCATGATGTTGGCGATGTGGTTTTAGAGCATACTGCAGCTGTGCTTAATGGGTCTATAAGGCGCAACGACACTGTGGCTCGCTTTGGTGGAGAAGAGTTCTTATTTGTTATGCCTGATATGAGCTTGCAAGAAGCGACGCAAGCCGTCGAGAGGATCCGAATAAAGCTCGCTAATTCTGTTATCACCCATTTAGGTAAACCGCTAAGTGTAACGGCTTCATTTGGTATCACGCAGTTGTGCCAAAATTCAGATATTAAGGAATCTATAAAGCGGGCTGATGTGGCTTTATATGAAGCAAAACGGCTAGGGAGAAATTGTACTATTGTGCTTTGCTTAAAAGACTTAATGCAACATTTAGCGCAGGAACCTACAGGGCAATTAAATGCAGAAGAAACTATTCAACAATATTGTAGGAACGTTGAACAAGTATTAAATCAGTAG
- a CDS encoding MFS transporter — MPRSKKQLLLMMAFLMPFSFSIWMVLLNNFAIEVAQFTGREIGILQSLREIPGFLAFTAIFVLLILKEQTFALLSLLVLAIGITLTGFFPSVYGLYFTTVLMSIGFHYFETVNQSLTLQWIPKDETPAFMGKALAVKGAAAVLAYSLLWSLLEYGRFEYVSLYAMFGGMTILAVLFIALRFPHYTAEHEQHKRLILRQRYWLFYTLVFLSGARRQIFVVFAGFLMVEKFGYSVSDIALLYLANQVLNILFAGKIGQMIGRIGERRALMIEYTGLVFVFAGYALVEQAEWAAGLYIVDHLFFAMAIAIKSYFQKIADPADIASSAGVSFTINHIAAVILPALLGLVWLYSPSLVFWLGAVIAVASLAFSFLVPRHPEQHQETTLATKTILG; from the coding sequence ATGCCACGTTCTAAGAAGCAACTTTTGTTGATGATGGCATTTTTGATGCCATTTAGTTTTTCTATTTGGATGGTCTTACTCAATAACTTTGCTATTGAAGTTGCCCAATTTACTGGTCGTGAAATTGGCATCTTGCAAAGCCTGCGTGAAATCCCAGGCTTTTTGGCTTTTACCGCCATTTTTGTATTGTTGATATTAAAAGAGCAGACCTTTGCCTTACTCAGTTTATTGGTATTAGCCATTGGTATTACCCTGACTGGTTTTTTCCCTAGCGTTTACGGTTTGTATTTTACAACGGTGCTAATGTCGATAGGTTTTCATTATTTCGAAACGGTAAACCAATCGCTCACTTTACAGTGGATCCCTAAAGACGAAACGCCTGCTTTTATGGGGAAAGCACTTGCAGTAAAAGGCGCAGCGGCAGTATTGGCCTATAGCTTGTTATGGTCATTGCTAGAATATGGTCGTTTCGAGTATGTGTCGTTGTATGCGATGTTTGGGGGTATGACGATATTAGCCGTATTGTTTATTGCGCTGCGTTTTCCGCATTACACCGCTGAACATGAACAACATAAACGGTTGATTTTGCGCCAGCGTTACTGGCTTTTTTATACTTTAGTATTTTTAAGTGGCGCTCGTAGACAAATCTTCGTGGTATTTGCTGGCTTTTTGATGGTCGAAAAATTTGGTTATTCGGTGTCTGATATCGCTTTGCTCTATTTAGCTAACCAAGTATTAAACATCTTGTTTGCCGGGAAGATAGGTCAGATGATTGGGCGTATTGGCGAGCGCCGCGCCTTGATGATTGAATACACAGGCTTAGTGTTTGTGTTTGCAGGGTATGCCTTAGTTGAGCAGGCAGAGTGGGCGGCCGGTTTATACATTGTTGACCATTTGTTCTTCGCTATGGCTATCGCCATAAAAAGCTATTTCCAGAAAATTGCTGACCCAGCCGATATTGCCAGTTCTGCGGGGGTTAGTTTTACCATTAATCATATTGCGGCGGTGATATTGCCGGCACTATTGGGCTTGGTTTGGTTGTATTCGCCGTCTTTGGTCTTTTGGCTGGGGGCGGTTATCGCGGTAGCGTCTTTAGCATTTTCTTTTTTGGTGCCTCGTCATCCGGAGCAACACCAAGAAACGACATTAGCCACCAAAACTATACTAGGCTAA
- a CDS encoding LysE family translocator — protein MLGINEFWLFVVSGILLNLIPGPDSLYIAARSASQGFKAGSVAALGIGAGTFVHISAAAFGLSAILASSAMAFTVVKVLGCIYLLYMGFAMALSHKPHQLPTKLSASKYSKIFRQGFLTNSLNPKVALFFLAFVPQFIDAAEPNKALAFVVLGLVFNLNAMIWGHILAWLSASISQRLHTSRRAKTWLNRILGGVFAGFGVRLAFSELS, from the coding sequence ATGTTAGGGATAAACGAGTTTTGGTTGTTTGTGGTATCAGGAATATTACTAAACTTAATACCTGGCCCAGATTCATTATATATTGCGGCGCGCAGCGCTAGTCAGGGGTTTAAAGCTGGTTCGGTAGCCGCTTTGGGTATTGGGGCGGGTACATTTGTGCATATTAGCGCGGCCGCCTTTGGTTTGTCGGCCATTCTTGCTAGTTCAGCCATGGCTTTCACCGTTGTTAAAGTGTTGGGGTGTATCTACTTACTGTATATGGGGTTTGCTATGGCTTTGAGTCACAAGCCACATCAGCTGCCAACTAAACTCTCGGCGAGTAAGTACTCAAAAATCTTTCGCCAAGGCTTTCTTACCAACAGTTTAAACCCTAAAGTCGCGCTGTTTTTTTTAGCGTTTGTTCCTCAATTTATCGATGCTGCAGAGCCAAATAAAGCCTTAGCATTTGTCGTTTTAGGTTTAGTGTTTAATCTAAACGCGATGATTTGGGGGCATATTTTAGCTTGGTTAAGTGCGTCTATATCCCAGCGATTACACACCAGCAGGCGAGCCAAAACTTGGTTAAACCGAATATTAGGTGGGGTGTTTGCTGGTTTTGGCGTTCGTTTAGCGTTTTCTGAGCTTAGTTAA
- a CDS encoding DnaJ C-terminal domain-containing protein — translation MEFKDYYKILGVTADADSKQIKAAYRKLALKHHPDMNAVEGSEAKFKESAEAYKVLKNPERRAEYDELRKYGQRSEQEFTPPPGWQTNQQAHANEQQFDGDFSDFFNSIFGQQSSHSRQHTRAPSGHQRGQDVEIELPVFLEETIQQHKKTVEYQLPHIRNGQLEHIDKHLKVTIPLGVSDGERIRVVGQGKPSPTGGKAGDLYLHIRLVPHPLFDVQGHNLLVSLPLAPWEAALGTKVTLPTLEGRIHLSIPPNTQAGSKLRIKGKGLKTKNINGDLFAVVKITMPSEANQQSHLWQELAKNSDFNPRSEWEVSS, via the coding sequence ATGGAATTTAAAGATTATTATAAAATTCTGGGCGTAACAGCTGATGCGGATAGCAAACAAATTAAAGCCGCCTATCGAAAGCTGGCGTTAAAACACCACCCCGACATGAACGCGGTGGAGGGAAGCGAAGCCAAATTTAAAGAATCCGCCGAGGCGTATAAAGTACTAAAAAATCCCGAACGCCGGGCTGAATACGACGAGTTGCGTAAATATGGTCAACGTTCAGAGCAAGAGTTTACCCCTCCCCCTGGTTGGCAAACCAATCAACAAGCACACGCTAATGAGCAGCAGTTTGACGGCGATTTCTCAGATTTTTTCAACTCGATATTTGGCCAGCAATCTTCCCATTCTCGTCAACATACAAGAGCCCCGTCTGGGCATCAACGCGGTCAAGATGTAGAGATTGAACTTCCAGTATTTTTGGAAGAAACCATTCAACAGCACAAAAAAACGGTTGAGTACCAGTTGCCGCATATTCGAAATGGTCAACTTGAGCACATTGATAAACACCTAAAGGTAACGATCCCCTTGGGGGTAAGTGATGGAGAGAGGATCCGCGTTGTAGGTCAAGGCAAGCCTAGCCCCACCGGCGGTAAGGCAGGCGATTTATATCTGCATATTCGCCTAGTGCCGCACCCCTTATTTGATGTGCAAGGTCATAATTTGCTAGTTTCACTACCGCTAGCCCCTTGGGAGGCAGCCCTAGGGACTAAAGTCACCCTGCCAACCTTAGAAGGAAGAATCCATTTATCTATCCCGCCGAATACCCAAGCAGGTAGTAAGCTGCGCATAAAAGGCAAAGGCTTAAAAACCAAAAACATTAATGGCGATTTGTTCGCAGTGGTCAAAATAACGATGCCTTCCGAAGCCAATCAACAAAGCCATCTATGGCAAGAGCTCGCGAAAAACAGTGATTTCAATCCACGTTCCGAGTGGGAGGTCTCTTCATGA
- a CDS encoding chaperone modulator CbpM, translating to MSNTLLHISFRELCQVDGLESDQVIKLVEYGIVQPIQGNTLDAWVFDANSVHWIKKAVRIYHDLEVDWVAVALAVNLMKENEALAKQNLSYQRQLARLIKP from the coding sequence ATGAGTAACACCTTATTACATATTTCTTTTAGAGAGCTTTGCCAAGTAGACGGCCTAGAAAGTGACCAGGTGATTAAGCTTGTTGAATACGGCATTGTTCAACCAATACAAGGTAATACGCTAGATGCTTGGGTATTTGACGCCAACAGTGTGCACTGGATTAAAAAGGCCGTGCGTATCTATCACGACCTTGAAGTAGACTGGGTAGCCGTTGCCTTGGCGGTAAATTTAATGAAAGAAAATGAAGCGTTAGCTAAACAAAATCTAAGCTATCAGCGGCAACTCGCGCGACTTATAAAGCCATAG